Proteins encoded together in one Astyanax mexicanus isolate ESR-SI-001 chromosome 10, AstMex3_surface, whole genome shotgun sequence window:
- the hnrnpa0a gene encoding heterogeneous nuclear ribonucleoprotein A0a isoform X2 yields the protein MENQLCKLFVGGLNVQTTDEGLRKHFEQYGQLTDCVVVQNQQLKRSRCFGFVTYTSPEEADAAMSARPHVLDGNNVEIKRAVAREDAGKPEALAKVKKIFVGGLKDDIEDSHLIECFSQFGSVEKAEVIMDKDTGKKRGFGFVYFDDNDSADKAVVLKFHTINGHKVEVKKALTKQEMQSAGGRGGNRGGRGGRGMGRPQNGYGGGRGGGYGGGYGGGYGGNDGSYGGGYGGGYGGGYGGGYGDQMGGYGGGNGYNDFGSGYGQQSSGYGPMKEMTKLLGIGNFLVISPAGG from the exons ATGGAAAACCAGCTTTGCAAGCTTTTCGTCGGTGGACTCAACGTCCAAACTACGGATGAAGGTCTCCGCAAGCATTTCGAGCAGTACGGGCAGCTGACCGACTGCGTGGTTGTCCAAAACCAGCAGCTAAAGCGCTCCCGCTGCTTCGGCTTCGTGACCTACACCTCGCCGGAGGAGGCCGACGCCGCCATGTCGGCTAGGCCGCATGTCCTGGACGGGAACAACGTGGAGATCAAGCGGGCGGTGGCCCGGGAAGACGCAGGGAAGCCAGAAGCTCTCGCTAAGGTCAAGAAAATTTTCGTCGGCGGTCTGAAGGACGACATCGAAGATTCGCACCTGATCGAGTGCTTTTCTCAGTTCGGCTCCGTCGAGAAGGCCGAGGTGATCATGGACAAAGACACGGGTAAGAAGCGCGGCTTCGGCTTCGTGTACTTCGACGATAACGACTCGGCGGACAAAGCGGTCGTGCTCAAGTTCCACACAATCAACGGACACAAAGTGGAGGTGAAGAAAGCGCTGACCAAGCAGGAGATGCAGTCTGCAGGCGGTCGCGGCGGCAACCGGGGAGGACGAGGCGGACGCGGCATGGGAAGGCCCCAGAACGGCTATGGCGGCGGAAGAGGCGGTGGCTACGGTGGCGGCTATGGCGGCGGCTACGGAGGCAACGACGGCAGCTATGGCGGTGGTTACGGTGGTGGCTACGGTGGCGGGTATGGGGGAGGCTACGGGGACCAAATGGGTGGCTACGGCGGCGGTAACGGCTACAATGACTTTGGAAGCGGCTATGGCCAGCAGTCTTCTGGCTATGGGCCAATGAAAG AAATGACAAAACTGCTGGGAATAGGTAACTTCTTGGTTATAAGCCCAGCTGGTGGATGA
- the hnrnpa0a gene encoding heterogeneous nuclear ribonucleoprotein A0a isoform X1, whose product MENQLCKLFVGGLNVQTTDEGLRKHFEQYGQLTDCVVVQNQQLKRSRCFGFVTYTSPEEADAAMSARPHVLDGNNVEIKRAVAREDAGKPEALAKVKKIFVGGLKDDIEDSHLIECFSQFGSVEKAEVIMDKDTGKKRGFGFVYFDDNDSADKAVVLKFHTINGHKVEVKKALTKQEMQSAGGRGGNRGGRGGRGMGRPQNGYGGGRGGGYGGGYGGGYGGNDGSYGGGYGGGYGGGYGGGYGDQMGGYGGGNGYNDFGSGYGQQSSGYGPMKGNYSGRSSAPYSRGGGGGGGYGRGGYGGSY is encoded by the coding sequence ATGGAAAACCAGCTTTGCAAGCTTTTCGTCGGTGGACTCAACGTCCAAACTACGGATGAAGGTCTCCGCAAGCATTTCGAGCAGTACGGGCAGCTGACCGACTGCGTGGTTGTCCAAAACCAGCAGCTAAAGCGCTCCCGCTGCTTCGGCTTCGTGACCTACACCTCGCCGGAGGAGGCCGACGCCGCCATGTCGGCTAGGCCGCATGTCCTGGACGGGAACAACGTGGAGATCAAGCGGGCGGTGGCCCGGGAAGACGCAGGGAAGCCAGAAGCTCTCGCTAAGGTCAAGAAAATTTTCGTCGGCGGTCTGAAGGACGACATCGAAGATTCGCACCTGATCGAGTGCTTTTCTCAGTTCGGCTCCGTCGAGAAGGCCGAGGTGATCATGGACAAAGACACGGGTAAGAAGCGCGGCTTCGGCTTCGTGTACTTCGACGATAACGACTCGGCGGACAAAGCGGTCGTGCTCAAGTTCCACACAATCAACGGACACAAAGTGGAGGTGAAGAAAGCGCTGACCAAGCAGGAGATGCAGTCTGCAGGCGGTCGCGGCGGCAACCGGGGAGGACGAGGCGGACGCGGCATGGGAAGGCCCCAGAACGGCTATGGCGGCGGAAGAGGCGGTGGCTACGGTGGCGGCTATGGCGGCGGCTACGGAGGCAACGACGGCAGCTATGGCGGTGGTTACGGTGGTGGCTACGGTGGCGGGTATGGGGGAGGCTACGGGGACCAAATGGGTGGCTACGGCGGCGGTAACGGCTACAATGACTTTGGAAGCGGCTATGGCCAGCAGTCTTCTGGCTATGGGCCAATGAAAGGTAATTACTCGGGCAGAAGCAGCGCTCCTTACTCCCGCGGcggtggcggtggtggtggttACGGCAGGGGGGGTTATGGAGGCTCGTATTAA